From a single Populus nigra chromosome 18, ddPopNigr1.1, whole genome shotgun sequence genomic region:
- the LOC133678009 gene encoding protein PSK SIMULATOR 3-like, producing MALETWLIKVKTAISHSFDSVITSNPIPKPSKRASVGVLAFEIAGLMSKVFHLWQSLSDKNIIRVRNDSISLEGVRKIVSNDESFLLGLACAEMAENLRLIAKSVSRLSKRCEDSGLRRFERLFDDFTNLGNDANCWVLSWKDMEAKTKKMDRYVTVTATLYKEMEELSALENGLRKALHCGELEGTSKEQKVLDLQQKILWQRQEVKYLKERSLWNRSFDTVVLILAKSIFTVLARIKLVFGIAHGYPTSLPRSLSASATVHPTENPTTCNIVSGPLKSSKLEGNKDSSNGFFESNSKLLKPPPTTLGAAALALHYANLIIVMEKMIKSPQLVGVDARDDLYSMLPNSIRSSLRARLKGVGFSASDPVLAGEWRDALGRILAWLSPLAHNMIKWQSERSFEQQNLLPKTNVLLLQTLFFANKEKTEAAITELLVGLNYIWRFEREMTAKAFFECANFNGFLNPHQSST from the coding sequence ATGGCTCTTGAAACATGGCTAATAAAGGTAAAAACAGCAATATCTCACAGTTTTGATTCTGTCATAACCTCCAATCCAATCCCAAAACCATCAAAGAGAGCTTCAGTTGGAGTTTTAGCTTTCGAAATCGCAGGTCTCATGTCAAAGGTTTTCCATCTTTGGCAATCTCTTTCAGACAAGAACATAATTCGTGTGCGCAATGATTCTATCTCTCTTGAAGGAGTGCGCAAAATAGTCTCCAACGACGAGTCCTTCCTTCTCGGCCTCGCGTGTGCCGAAATGGCTGAGAATCTTAGGCTCATCGCCAAATCTGTTTCGAGATTAAGCAAGAGGTGTGAGGACTCAGGTTTGCGGCGTTTCGAGCGTTTGTTCGATGATTTTACCAACTTGGGGAATGACGCTAATTGTTGGGTCTTGAGTTGGAAAGACATGGAAGCCAAAACCAAGAAGATGGACAGGTACGTGACTGTAACGGCGACGCTGTATAAAGAGATGGAGGAGCTGTCTGCATTGGAGAATGGATTAAGGAAAGCTTTACACTGCGGTGAACTTGAAGGAACAAGCAAAGAACAAAAGGTTTTGGATCTTCAACAGAAGATATTGTGGCAGAGACAGGAGGTGAAGTACCTCAAAGAGAGATCTCTTTGGAATAGAAGTTTTGATACGGTTGTCTTGATCCTTGCCAAGTCCATTTTCACTGTTTTAGCAAGGATCAAGCTGGTTTTTGGCATAGCACATGGCTATCCAACTTCTCTACCTCGCAGTCTCTCAGCTTCTGCAACAGTGCATCCAACAGAGAACCCTACTACTTGTAACATTGTGTCGGGGCCATTGAAGAGCTCAAAGCTTGAAGGAAATAAAGACTCGAGTAATGGGTTTTTCGAGTCGAATTCGAAGCTTTTAAAGCCTCCGCCAACTACGCTTGGGGCGGCGGCTTTGGCCCTACACTATGCAAATTTGATTATAGTTATGGAAAAGATGATCAAGTCACCACAACTTGTTGGTGTTGATGCAAGAGATGATCTTTACTCGATGTTACCAAACAGTATAAGGTCTTCACTGAGGGCTAGATTGAAAGGAGTAGGGTTTTCAGCGAGTGATCCAGTCCTTGCAGGAGAATGGAGGGATGCTTTGGGGAGGATATTGGCGTGGTTATCTCCATTAGCACATAACATGATCAAATGGCAAAGTGAAAGAAGCTTTGAGCAGCAAAATTTGTTGCCAAAAACCAATGTTCTTCTTTTGCAAACATTGTTTTTTGCGAACAAAGAGAAGACTGAAGCTGCCATCACAGAACTTTTGGTGGGCTTGAATTATATTTGGAGGTTCGAAAGGGAGATGACTGCCAAGGCCTTTTTTGAATGTGCCAACTTCAATGGATTCTTAAATCCTCATCAGAGCTCCACCTAG